One Ammoniphilus sp. CFH 90114 genomic window carries:
- a CDS encoding endonuclease/exonuclease/phosphatase family protein: MMKKKDLFILFISLTILLPLYISSGICTVKNQIHYGFNEAKTIRVMTYNIRGARTDNGDVHLSTIAEQIRAMNPDIIALQEVDFRLPRSHFLNQTKILGDLLQMNYLFVPNQNFLIGSYGNAILSKFPITDFERHLLPSSLENRGLLRAQINTGTRAIDVYTTHLGLTTKERTAQISSLASTMSMKNSPKLLLGDFNSSPMEVPIQSIRSLYIDPVFEKQLDVITYQHNKKRTQLDYIFHTKDFVFEGVFTETSLISDHNPLMYSLILDSIKE, from the coding sequence ATGATGAAGAAAAAGGACTTATTTATTCTCTTTATATCTTTAACTATCCTTCTTCCCCTTTATATCTCATCCGGTATCTGTACTGTTAAGAATCAGATTCACTATGGTTTTAACGAAGCGAAGACGATCCGTGTCATGACTTACAACATTCGCGGGGCCAGAACAGATAACGGAGATGTTCATCTGTCAACCATCGCAGAGCAGATTAGAGCTATGAACCCAGATATCATTGCTTTACAAGAAGTTGACTTCCGACTCCCTCGATCTCACTTTCTGAACCAGACCAAGATATTAGGCGATCTCCTTCAGATGAATTATTTATTTGTTCCTAATCAGAACTTCCTTATTGGATCTTATGGCAATGCCATTTTAAGCAAATTCCCCATCACTGATTTTGAACGGCATCTTTTACCCAGTAGTCTTGAGAACAGAGGACTTTTGCGAGCACAGATAAATACAGGTACAAGGGCCATCGATGTTTATACCACACACCTTGGCCTAACCACAAAAGAGAGAACAGCACAAATTTCTTCTTTAGCATCAACAATGTCCATGAAGAATAGTCCTAAGCTGCTGCTAGGAGATTTCAATTCCAGCCCTATGGAAGTTCCCATTCAGTCTATACGCTCACTGTACATCGATCCGGTTTTCGAGAAACAATTGGACGTCATAACCTATCAACACAATAAGAAAAGAACACAACTAGATTATATTTTTCATACAAAAGACTTCGTTTTTGAAGGCGTTTTCACTGAGACTTCCCTTATTTCTGATCATAATCCGCTCATGTATTCTCTCATCTTAGATAGTATTAAAGAGTAA
- a CDS encoding DUF4260 family protein: MERILYRIENAFIMVVAFYVFLIYGTTWTGFLIFLALPKLLHLLPSAWLKNKVYELVHRTLVSLLHSYSIAVIVALFTFLFLDLVLWSILGWIIHIAIDRVIKYREKDVPHPLFQTRG; the protein is encoded by the coding sequence TTGGAAAGGATTTTATATCGAATAGAAAACGCTTTCATTATGGTGGTTGCTTTTTATGTCTTTCTGATATATGGCACCACTTGGACCGGGTTCCTCATCTTTTTGGCCCTTCCTAAACTGCTTCACTTGCTTCCGTCTGCCTGGCTAAAAAATAAGGTATATGAATTAGTTCACCGTACTTTGGTATCATTGTTGCATTCCTATTCGATCGCGGTAATCGTTGCCTTATTCACCTTTTTATTTCTTGACCTTGTTTTATGGTCAATATTGGGGTGGATCATACACATTGCTATCGATCGAGTGATAAAATATAGAGAGAAAGACGTCCCACATCCGTTATTCCAGACTAGAGGGTAA
- the refZ gene encoding forespore capture DNA-binding protein RefZ, translating to MSRTANRTKVHILRAAIELFSVQGFGSTSIREIAEAAKVNAALVSYHFKNKQGVLESIMVDYFEKLFFELEADQSGQAEDRDSFADLMRVVDIVIGYQCKNLEVSRIIQRELSVDSMLIREVMSTYIAKLKANFSLHLERGIEAGQFRQDLEVDMQIIHMMSSIFFPYFNPQIIREVFYVEPLDDNYREEYVRYLSKIWFSQLKNDEIC from the coding sequence GTGAGCAGAACGGCTAATCGCACGAAGGTGCATATTTTACGAGCAGCGATTGAACTTTTTTCAGTTCAAGGTTTCGGCAGTACATCCATTAGAGAAATTGCCGAAGCAGCTAAGGTCAATGCGGCCCTCGTAAGCTATCATTTTAAAAATAAACAGGGTGTTTTGGAATCGATCATGGTTGATTATTTTGAGAAACTCTTTTTTGAACTAGAGGCTGATCAGAGTGGACAAGCTGAGGACCGTGACAGCTTTGCCGATTTAATGAGAGTAGTTGATATTGTAATTGGCTATCAATGTAAGAACTTAGAAGTGTCACGGATCATTCAACGTGAACTCAGTGTGGATTCTATGCTCATACGTGAAGTGATGAGTACATATATTGCTAAATTAAAAGCCAACTTTTCTCTTCACCTTGAGAGAGGAATTGAAGCAGGACAGTTTCGCCAGGACCTTGAGGTGGATATGCAGATCATTCACATGATGAGCAGCATTTTCTTCCCATACTTTAATCCTCAAATTATTAGAGAAGTGTTCTATGTCGAACCGCTAGACGACAATTATCGGGAAGAATACGTAAGATATTTGTCGAAAATATGGTTCTCTCAATTAAAAAATGATGAAATATGTTGA
- a CDS encoding septation ring formation regulator EzrA: MVSIMRKSLILLYTSVMLLTTAVAAESFPSKTDAIVQDHESVMDTSQVKQLGEIIVKLPEKYKIVIIPSTEELGTQEYAAQLYENYAMAEDEMLLVFNKQKEELGVRAGSFFSSKGLTEDTISGITDHFFTPYAKQKSYMTGLSTVVQQFSETVQSGSKPTLAKGIEGEAEESDGMPSWLITTILILAGILTLGIYVMMQRRKLNNEMDEIESWMDVIEDKLKNLVVDDESNPKGKANLGNNLVEKIRKDSLPAAEFSLLEAESMCERFRFHKSAYHIQQTKDLLAHIDHEIGQVQSKMFQNKVAEEECARLLEEVKKTCVLVERKLDEARLHYGLTFYELREKHEQIDHWLRAMPTEIETDPSVFLNQIKEKKQILIDSLSAVDRFPKLKQEVTVSLEREISQLKEGIQEMLDHGYQIPQEHFENLLADLQTELVQLQNMLDEGRIEGLSEKVDGVKEQVDAVYDLMEELVTKKGMVDHYLTEIPPILYTLEQERKQLKDELEELSLRYRVQEGAIFNYYLELQKVCKQAADQLFIARQMDGGNDLELIQAADLLAGVEQDIENLMSHRDKAYEELEELRKGEFEAKDLVISLQAEIVRVEQQIRRENLPGIPLRLVEMMEDGRKSLFEIEMSLNEVPLELQRVNSLVKQASEYITQLVQYAESVFKYSRMAEEKIQLTNRYRSTLKDVNEMLTEAEQAFRNADYEQAYYLAQEAYDVASNYSEGLSRLIRKKKA, translated from the coding sequence ATGGTTTCCATAATGCGAAAATCTTTGATTTTACTATATACAAGTGTAATGTTGTTGACCACGGCTGTAGCTGCTGAGTCGTTTCCATCCAAGACGGATGCAATTGTGCAAGACCATGAAAGTGTCATGGATACGTCACAAGTTAAACAGCTAGGAGAAATTATTGTTAAACTACCGGAAAAATATAAAATTGTGATCATCCCTTCCACAGAAGAGCTAGGCACTCAAGAATATGCCGCTCAGCTTTATGAGAATTACGCTATGGCTGAAGATGAGATGCTGCTCGTTTTTAATAAGCAAAAGGAAGAGCTAGGAGTAAGAGCAGGGTCCTTTTTCTCATCTAAGGGTCTAACGGAAGATACAATCTCTGGGATTACAGATCACTTCTTTACTCCATACGCTAAGCAGAAGTCCTATATGACAGGACTGTCCACCGTCGTTCAGCAGTTTAGTGAAACAGTACAAAGTGGATCTAAACCAACGCTTGCTAAAGGGATAGAAGGAGAAGCGGAGGAGTCTGATGGAATGCCTTCCTGGCTGATAACTACCATTCTTATTCTTGCAGGGATCCTTACCTTAGGAATCTACGTGATGATGCAACGGAGAAAGCTGAATAATGAGATGGATGAAATTGAGAGTTGGATGGATGTTATCGAAGACAAGCTGAAGAATCTAGTTGTAGATGATGAGTCAAATCCTAAGGGAAAAGCAAATCTAGGTAACAATCTTGTTGAGAAGATTCGGAAGGATTCGTTGCCGGCGGCAGAGTTTAGCCTCCTTGAGGCCGAATCCATGTGTGAACGTTTCCGTTTTCATAAGTCGGCCTACCACATCCAACAAACGAAGGATTTATTAGCACACATTGATCATGAGATAGGACAAGTACAAAGCAAGATGTTTCAGAATAAAGTGGCAGAAGAGGAATGCGCACGATTATTAGAAGAAGTGAAGAAGACTTGCGTACTTGTTGAACGAAAATTGGATGAGGCTAGATTACATTATGGACTCACCTTCTATGAACTTCGTGAGAAGCATGAGCAAATTGATCATTGGCTAAGAGCTATGCCAACAGAAATTGAAACAGACCCATCCGTATTTCTAAATCAAATCAAAGAGAAAAAACAAATCCTAATAGATAGTCTAAGTGCTGTAGATCGATTCCCGAAACTCAAGCAAGAAGTCACCGTGAGTTTAGAACGAGAGATCTCCCAACTAAAAGAAGGCATTCAAGAGATGTTGGACCATGGATACCAAATTCCACAGGAGCACTTTGAGAATCTCTTAGCAGATCTACAAACAGAACTTGTCCAATTACAGAATATGCTTGATGAGGGTAGGATTGAAGGCTTATCCGAAAAAGTAGATGGTGTAAAGGAACAGGTAGATGCGGTTTATGATTTGATGGAGGAACTGGTAACGAAGAAAGGGATGGTAGATCACTACTTAACGGAGATTCCGCCGATCCTCTATACATTAGAGCAAGAGCGTAAGCAACTTAAGGATGAATTAGAAGAACTCTCGTTGCGCTATCGTGTGCAAGAGGGGGCGATATTTAATTATTACTTGGAGTTGCAGAAGGTTTGCAAACAAGCAGCAGATCAGCTGTTCATTGCGAGGCAGATGGATGGTGGGAATGATCTCGAGCTCATTCAGGCTGCAGATCTGTTGGCTGGTGTTGAGCAAGATATTGAGAATCTAATGAGTCATAGGGACAAGGCCTATGAAGAACTAGAAGAACTTCGTAAAGGCGAATTCGAAGCAAAGGATCTTGTGATCTCCCTTCAAGCTGAAATCGTAAGAGTAGAGCAACAGATTCGACGAGAGAATCTCCCTGGAATTCCACTTCGATTGGTCGAGATGATGGAGGATGGAAGGAAATCTCTCTTTGAAATTGAGATGTCACTAAATGAAGTGCCTTTAGAGCTTCAACGAGTGAATAGTTTGGTTAAGCAGGCTAGTGAGTACATTACACAGTTAGTTCAATACGCGGAATCTGTGTTCAAGTACAGTAGAATGGCTGAGGAAAAAATTCAGCTGACCAATCGCTATCGCAGTACACTAAAAGATGTGAATGAGATGTTAACGGAAGCCGAACAGGCATTTCGTAATGCGGATTATGAGCAAGCTTATTACTTGGCTCAAGAGGCCTACGATGTAGCCTCTAATTACTCTGAAGGCTTAAGTCGTCTTATTCGAAAAAAGAAAGCATAA